The following proteins come from a genomic window of Trifolium pratense cultivar HEN17-A07 linkage group LG4, ARS_RC_1.1, whole genome shotgun sequence:
- the LOC123922791 gene encoding uncharacterized protein LOC123922791, translated as MPSTRSRGERLVQLVSEPERLLRRRNLENQLEIPLPDLVMVEAPQERPLRSYAIPSQEEPHNSIAAPAIEANNFELKPSLLSAVQQNQFSGNPTDDPNLHLSIFLQYADTVKANGVSPEAIRLRLFPFSLRDKARAWLQSLPSNSVATWNELKKVFLARYFPPSKTAMLRAQINGFRQRDNESLFEAWERYKEMIRICPHHGLENWLIIHTFYNGLLYNTRMTIEAAAGGALMDKPYNQAYQLIESMAQNHYQWGNERTTVEKPQTKGGMYEISNMDHINAKLDALTQKIESLTNAPKATVAATIQNCELCGAQGHAITECRLLTEAPTDQVNYTQGNSYNQNQRNHPYLSYNSNNALYVPGQAPTPSPPGFQKPAQNAPMKSNLELMMENFIAVQTQTNKEVLNQNIHTSEQIKQLTSRLDVLTTHNKMLETQIAQVAQQQASTSAPAGIFPGQPQPNPRGHVNAVILQSGTQYDGPTDPITKNPAMQPNKTTEKESEPKEKEDSGEETKEKEKPYVPPPPYKPPIPYPQRLVQSKNVGQFKKFVELLQKLNITIPFTEAITQMPSYAKFLKDILTNKKKIEEEETVMLTAECSSILQNNMPPKLKDPGSFSIPCVIGKHVIDRALCNLGASISLMPMPICEKLKLGELIPTKMSIQFADRSVKYPLGILENVPVRIGQFFIPTDFIVMDITEDSNTPIILGRPFLATAGAIIDVKKGKLTFEVGEEKVEFILTQFMNASAIEDSCYMLDVVKECGKEMEKDKTKNSEILKTLIPPTHKNGNDDLTKCLKKSSCYRLNIAESNGDNTPFKRVPPDILKAHPESNIFQNKTSPFASKKKKRKRKTPMRWFDMFKWRPKDVGHNFKNVSLEEAPY; from the coding sequence ATGCCAAGCACTCGCTCTAGAGGCGAGAGATTGGTGCAACTAGTTAGCGAACCCGAACGTCTTTTAAGACGtagaaatttagaaaatcaaTTAGAGATTCCTCTTCCCGATTTAGTTATGGTTGAAGCCCCACAAGAACGACCACTAAGGTCCTACGCTATTCCTTCGCAAGAAGAACCGCACAATAGCATCGCTGCCCCCGCTATTGAAGCAAATAACTTTGAGCTTAAACCTTCATTGTTGTCGGCCGtacaacaaaaccaattctccGGAAACCCCACGGACGACCCCAATTTACATTTGTCCATATTCTTGCAATACGCGGATACCGTGAAGGCAAATGGTGTCAGTCCCGAAGCTATAAGACTTCGCTTATTCCCATTCTCGTTAAGAGATAAAGCTAGAGCCTGGCTCCAGTCCCTACCATCCAACTCAGTCGCAACATGGAACGAGTTGAAGAAAGTCTTTTTAGCGAGATATTTCCCGCCTAGCAAAACTGCTATGCTAAGAGCCCAAATCAATGGATTTAGACAAAGAGACAACGAATCTCTTTTCGAAGCATGGGAAAGATACAAAGAAATGATTAGGATATGTCCTCATCATGGGCTCGAAAATTGGCTAATTATCCACACCTTTTACAATGGTCTCTTGTATAATACAAGAATGACAATAGAGGCCGCAGCTGGTGGCGCACTTATGGATAAACCATACAACCAAGCCTATCAGCTTATCGAGAGCATGGCTCAGAACCATTATCAGTGGGGAAACGAGAGAACAACAGTAGAGAAACCTCAAACGAAAGGTGGAATGTACGAAATCAGCAACATGGACCACATCAACGCCAAGTTAGATGCCTTAACTCAAAAGATAGAGAGTCTAACCAACGCACCCAAAGCCACCGTGGCTGCAACAATACAAAATTGTGAGTTGTGCGGAGCTCAAGGTCATGCTATCACTGAATGTCGACTTCTAACCGAAGCTCCCACCGACCAAGTGAATTACACTCAAGGGAACTCTTACAACCAAAACCAGAGAAATCACCCGTACCTTTCGTACAATAGCAACAACGCTTTATATGTACCTGGCCAAGCACCTACTCCTTCGCCACCAGGATTCCAAAAACCTGCTCAAAATGCTCCTATGAAGTCAAACCTTGAATTGATGATGGAGAACTTCATAGCCGTACAAACTCAAACTAACAAGGAAGTCCTAAATCAAAACATACACACTAGTGAGCAAATTAAGCAATTAACAAGCAGGCTAGATGTCTTGACCACTCACAATAAGATGTTAGAGACACAAATTGCACAAGTGGCTCAACAACAAGCATCTACCTCTGCTCCTGCAGGCATATTTCCTGGCCAGCCTCAGCCAAACCCTAGGGGACATGTGAATGCTGTTATATTACAAAGTGGGACACAATACGATGGACCAACTGATCCCATAACTAAAAATCCTGCCATGCAACCCAATAAGACAACCGAGAAGGAGAGTGAACCAAAAGAAAAGGAGGATAGTggagaggaaaccaaagagaaagagaaacctTACGTTCCTCCCCCACCATATAAACCACCAATCCCGTATCCTCAAAGATTAGTACAATCCAAAAACGTAGGGCAGTTTAAGAAATTTGTAGAGCttctacaaaaactaaacatcacAATACCTTTTACGGAAGCTATCACACAAATGCCCTCGTACGCTAAGTTTCTTAAAGATATCTTAACTAATAAGAAAAAGATCGAGGAAGAAGAAACCGTTATGCTTACTGCCGAGTGTAGCTCCATACTTCAAAATAATATGCCTCCTAAGCTAAAAGACCCAGGAAGTTTTTCCATACCATGTGTCATTGGAAAACATGTCATAGATAGAGCACTATGCAATTTAGGAGCCAGTATAAGCTTAATGCCTATGCCCATATGTGAAAAACTTAAGTTAGGAGAATTGATACCAACTAAAATGTCAATACAATTCGCTGACCGTTCTGTCAAATACCCCCTAGGTATACTAGAAAACGTGCCAGTACGTATAGGTCAATTCTTTATCCCAACTGATTTTATAGTCATGGACATTACGGAAGATTCCAATACACCCATAATCTTAGGAAGGCCATTCTTAGCAACCGCCGGTGCCATAATAGATGTGAAAAAAGGAAAGCTCACCTTTGAAGTAggtgaagaaaaagttgaatttatctTAACACAATTCATGAACGCATCGGCCATTGAAGATAGTTGCTATATGTTAGACGTCGTCAAAGAATGTGGAAAAGAGATGGAGAAAGATAAAACCAAAAATTCTGAAATTCTAAAAACTCTCATCCCTCCGACTCATAAAAATGGTAATGACGACCTAACTAAATGTTTAAAGAAAAGCTCTTGCTATAGACTCAACATAGCTGAATCAAATGGCGATAACACACCCTTTAAACGAGTACCTCCCGACATACTAAAAGCCCACCCAGAAAGTAATATCTTCCAAAATAAAACATCTCCGTTTGcctccaagaaaaagaaaagaaaaaggaaaacacCTATGAGATGGTTTGACATGTTCAAATGGAGACCTAAGGATGTTGGGCATAATTTTAAGAACGTGAGTTTGGAAGAGGCACCATACTAA
- the LOC123881626 gene encoding autophagy-related protein 101 gives MNCEVCQLKELELEHFEIREVLRCILHTIIFHRALGLVRPKDVDLELFDVTYVQCGEVEVEKKIEEKIEQFICWVEKHPNKKSQICLSFYEVKNKQASWFSNKIERLYWEQWYINLNVAQHLKSHSSKPHRSKFVDPGEGALEDRNARSAALEVSLREVLFQIIKFVNEKKDHVPPIPNLEGAISFPYEITIPSSSDSAFGMDMIKRMLQTGHPTMLS, from the exons ATGAACTGTGAAGTTTGCCAGCTCAAAGAACTC GAACTCGAACACTTTGAGATACGTGAAGTTCTGCGAT GTATATTACACACCATCATTTTTCATCGTGCGTTAGGTCTTGTTCGTCCAAAAGATGTAGACTTGGAACTCTTTGATGTTACTTAT gTTCAATGTGGAGAGGTGGAGgttgaaaagaaaatagaagaaaagatTGAGCAGTTTATTTGTTGGGTGGAGAAGCATCCTAACAAAAAGAGTCAG ATATGCTTATCTTTCTATGAGGTTAAAAACAAACAGGCATCTTGGTTTAGTAACAAGATTGAACGCCTGTATTGGGAGCAATGGTATATTAATCTGAATGTAGCCCAGCATCTGAAATCACATTCTAGCAAACCTCATCGTTCTAAATTTGTTGATCCAGGAG AGGGAGCATTAGAGGATAGAAATGCTCGCAGTGCAGCACTTGAAGTATCGCTTCGTGaggttttatttcaaataattaaatttgtcAACGAGAAGAAGGATCATGTTCCACCAATACCAAATCTCGAGGGTGCTATTTCATTTCCCTACGAAATTACAATACCTAG TTCATCAGATTCTGCTTTTGGGATGGACATGATCAAGAGAATGCTCCAGACTGGGCATCCAACAATGCTAAGTTGA
- the LOC123881627 gene encoding salicylic acid-binding protein 2-like, giving the protein MSTEKLIDRKHYVLVHGACHGAWCWYKVKPLLESAGHLVTVLDLAASGTNLNKIEDVNTVSEYSEPLLQLMATIPPNEKVILVGHSLGGLNIALAMEKFPEKVAVGVFLTAFAPDIEHNASYVMEKYIESTPTAEWVDTEFFQSGNKTSMFFGPKFLSNKLYQQSSIEDLELAKTLLRPGSLFMEDLIQQKNLFTKQGYGSVPHGFIVCDDDIAIPLKFQLWMIQNAGINDVLEIKGADHMAMLCKPQQLCDSLNHIANQCITS; this is encoded by the exons ATGAGTACAGAAAAATTAATAGATAGAAAACATTATGTTCTTGTACATGGTGCATGCCATGGAGCTTGGTGTTGGTACAAGGTCAAACCACTCTTAGAATCTGCTGGTCACCTTGTCACAGTACTTGATCTTGCAGCTTCTGGAACCAACTTGAACAAAATTGAAGATGTGAATACAGTTTCAGAATACTCTGAACCTTTGTTGCAGCTAATGGCAACAATTCCCCCAAATGAAAAGGTGATTCTTGTTGGTCATAGCCTTGGAGGACTTAACATAGCTCTTGCAATGGAAAAATTTCCAGAAAAGGTAGCAGTTGGTGTTTTCTTAACAGCTTTTGCTCCTGACATCGAACACAATGCATCTTATGTAATGGAAAAG TATATTGAGAGTACCCCGACGGCTGAATGGGTGGACACTGAATTTTTCCAGAGTGGAAACAAAACATCAATGTTCTTTGGCCCCAAATTTTTGTCCAACAAGCTCTATCAACAGTCCTCCATTGAG GATCTTGAGTTGGCCAAGACTTTATTGAGGCCAGGGTCCCTCTTTATGGAAGACTTGATTCAGCAAAAGAACTTATTCACCAAACAGGGTTATGGGTCAGTTCCACATGGCTTTATTGTTTGCGATGATGACATTGCAATTCCATTGAAATTTCAACTTTGGATGATCCAAAATGCTGGGATTAATGATGTACTTGAGATCAAAGGCGCAGATCATATGGCTATGCTTTGCAAGCCACAACAACTATGTGATTCACTCAATCACATAGCTAACCAGTGTATCACCAGttaa
- the LOC123881628 gene encoding salicylic acid-binding protein 2-like: MSTEKLIDRKHYVLVHGVCHGAWCWYKVKPRLESAGHLVTVLDLAASGTNLKKIEDVNTISEYSEPLLQLMATIPPNEKVILVGHSLGGLNIALAMEQFPEKVAVGVFLTAVAPDIDHNASYVLEKFIESIPAAEWLDTENFQSGSKKSMLFGPKFLSNKLYQQSSTEDLELAKTLLRPGSLFIEDLIQQKNLFSKQGYGSVPRAFVVCKDDLGIPLKFQHWMIQNAGINDVLEIKGADHMAMLCKPQQLYDSLNQISTKYT; this comes from the exons ATGAGTACTGAAAAACTAATAGATAGGAAACATTATGTTCTTGTACATGGTGTATGCCATGGTGCTTGGTGTTGGTACAAGGTCAAGCCGCGGTTAGAATCTGCTGGTCACCTTGTCACAGTACTTGATCTTGCAGCTTCTGGAACTAACTTGAAGAAAATTGAAGATGTTAATACAATTTCAGAATACTCTGAACCTTTGTTGCAGCTAATGGCCACAATTCCACCAAATGAAAAGGTGATTCTTGTTGGTCATAGCCTTGGGGGACTTAACATAGCTCTTGCAATGGAACAGTTTCCAGAAAAGGTAGCAGTTGGTGTTTTCTTAACAGCTGTTGCTCCTGATATTGATCACAATGCATCTTATGTATTGGAAAAG TTTATTGAGAGTATTCCCGCGGCTGAATGGTTGGACACTGAAAATTTCCAGAGTGGAAGCAAAAAATCTATGTTGTTTGGTCCCAAATTCTTGTCCAATAAGCTCTATCAACAATCCTCCACTGAG GATCTTGAATTGGCCAAGACTTTATTGAGGCCAGGGTCCCTCTTTATTGAAGACTTGATTCAGCAAAAGAACTTATTCTCCAAACAGGGTTATGGCTCAGTTCCACGTGCTTTTGTTGTTTGCAAAGATGACCTTGGAATTCCATTGAAATTTCAACACTGGATGATCCAAAATGCTGGAATTAATGATGTACTTGAGATCAAAGGCGCAGATCATATGGCTATGCTTTGCAAGCCACAACAACTATATGATTCTCTCAATCAGATATCTACTAAATACACATGA